The sequence TCGCCGTAGCTAGGGGCGAGTGCCCGGGGGAGCTcgccttagccgtctccgggGCCGGGGAGTGCGCTGCTGTGCCGCACGCGGAGCTCACCCCGAGGTGCCCTGCCGCCGGGCCGCCTCCGcccagccgcgccgcgccgctgcaggATATTAGTAGATGCAGCAgcgaagagagagagggagacgaaagagaagagagagggcgCAAGGAGTCGGAGGAAGAGATAGGGCCTGCCACTGGAGGTGGGGTCCACCACGTGAATCACTGGACTAGAAATCGACCGTGAGATTGTAGAGGTGGGGTCCACCACGTGAATCACTGGACTGGAAATAGACCGTGAGATTGTTAGCAAGCGGGCAACCGTAAAACCAACACTGGGGAGTCGGGCGTCGGGGTAGGGCAGGggcagccggcggccggcggccggcgacgaggtgcagggcagcggtggcggcggccggcggcgtgtgGCGTAGGGCGGCGCCAGCCATGGAGGCGTCGAGCTCTCGAGCAGCAGGGAGAAGTCGGCCATGGGGAGAAGCCATGGAGGAGAGAGGACGGATGGAGTCTATGACACGTGGGGCCCATCAATCAGATAAGATATTTGGAGTGGAGGAAGGGGATAGATGGAGAAGCTGTTGGATCCCTCACTCGTTGGTTAGCTATCTGTAGTTTTAGAGGGCTGCTAAATCGCCAAATTTGGCTTGGAGGATAGATATGTTGTTGGAGAACTGCTATTACAGGGTCTGCGCAACGGAATACCGGCCTGGGTCAGCGAACCACCGACCAGGCCACCCGTGGGCCCCGCCCGCCTCCTCATACGCCCGTTAAAACACTCCCCCACCTCTGGGCCGCCGGGGCCCACCCATCGCCGTCGCCACCCTCCCCACCCCAtcggcctcgccggccgccgcagatgggccagccgcggcggcgcggcaaccCGCACGGCCACCACCTCCGGTGCCCGCGCCGCATTGCGCTGCCGGCGGCCGCGCTGGCCCTGCTCTTCCTCGCCGTCACGCTCCTCGCGGCCTCATTCCtcttcgcgccgccgctcgcggacCTCCGCcccggcctcgccgcctcctccacctcccgcCGGTTCCTCCGCCGCTCCCCGGTACGGACGGAGCATAGTTTATCGCCTCTGCGGGCTCGGCCGTGCTGCCCGATCTGATTGTttctccctcccctgttctttTTGAGCCCGCAGACGAACGGCTCCGCCGGCGAATTGATGGGCTCCGAGAGCGGCGGGCCGTTCATTGTTCCGGTTAGATTACAATGCGAGGCTTTCTCTGGGTTGGGTTATCCATAAATAAGTCAAATTTGGATAGATTTTTGTACTGATTTGATCCTCGGGGGTTTGGGTTCCGCGCACACCAATCCCTTCGTTACATCAATTGGGGGAAAATGAGGAGACGAATCACATTGAACCATACAGCCTAATTTGTTGGTTTTCAACCATTGAAATGTCAGATTAGGCCTTCCATGTATAAGTAGCTGACCAGTCTGTTATATTCAATCAAAATGTAGACACACGGATGGATTCGGCAGGATGATCTTTGGCGCTCAAAGCTTGCTAGCAACTTCTATGGATGCAGCAACTGTAGCAGTAAATTTCCTGGTGAGCAGTCACGCCACTGTAACTTACTGCTTAAAATAATTTGGACGATAATGCCATCAGTCCACAACTATTGGATGTTGTCTACACCTGTGCAGTGGGTGTCAATGATGAATGTTTGTGTGCATCTTTTTTGCATTATGATGATGGCTGACGAGTTAACGGCATCTGACTAAAGGGCTCACCTATTTAAATATTGCAGATTCCAGCATTACTACACAACCGGATCGATTCCTAATTGTTGTTACAAGTGGAGGCCTCAATCAGCAGAGAACAGGGGTGAGGTTTTTCTCtagttgctttttttttttggtacaaGTAGGGCCTCATGGATATGATTAAGAGCTTCTGAAGTAAACATGGAATTCCTTTAGCACATGCTCACACTGTTTATACTATCTTATTGCACCAAACTCATAATATATGCTGTCAGTATCTGCTTGAACTGCTGGAGGTTCCTATCTTGTTCTAGGTCCCAGGATATATAGTCCTAGTCTTCTCTTTAGTAGTATATGTCTGAGTGCGATGCatctaaaaaaattctaatCCTTTTGTTAAATGGACTGGAGAGTATTTTCTCAATTGTGAATGATGACACACTAACAATTTACTCGCCGCTCcaaattatttattttcttgtttTTCCCTATTCTGTGCAGAAGAACTCTGTACTAGACATGTCATGACATCTGCCTTTTTTAGATAGTTGATGCTGTAGTTGCTGCACGCATTTTAAATGCTACACTTGTTGTTCCCAAATTGGATCAAACATCTTT comes from Panicum virgatum strain AP13 chromosome 4K, P.virgatum_v5, whole genome shotgun sequence and encodes:
- the LOC120703616 gene encoding O-fucosyltransferase 6-like isoform X1, which gives rise to MGQPRRRGNPHGHHLRCPRRIALPAAALALLFLAVTLLAASFLFAPPLADLRPGLAASSTSRRFLRRSPTNGSAGELMGSESGGPFIVPTHGWIRQDDLWRSKLASNFYGCSNCSSKFPDSSITTQPDRFLIVVTSGGLNQQRTGIVDAVVAARILNATLVVPKLDQTSFCAALSIKEMCVQAPIPWNSAVAKSSSPP
- the LOC120703616 gene encoding O-fucosyltransferase 6-like isoform X2, producing MGQPRRRGNPHGHHLRCPRRIALPAAALALLFLAVTLLAASFLFAPPLADLRPGLAASSTSRRFLRRSPTNGSAGELMGSESGGPFIVPTHGWIRQDDLWRSKLASNFYGCSNCSSKFPDSSITTQPDRFLIVVTSGGLNQQRTGRAGTYSMEFSCGKVIKSAVNNVCEGSQAM
- the LOC120703616 gene encoding O-fucosyltransferase 6-like isoform X3, with product MGQPRRRGNPHGHHLRCPRRIALPAAALALLFLAVTLLAASFLFAPPLADLRPGLAASSTSRRFLRRSPTNGSAGELMGSESGGPFIVPTHGWIRQDDLWRSKLASNFYGCSNCSSKFPDSSITTQPDRFLIVVTSGGLNQQRTGAPIPWNSAVAKSSSPP